DNA from Fusarium falciforme chromosome 7, complete sequence:
TTGGAGAAGATTGGCTCGATCTGCATGCCAAGGATAGCCAGGACTTTGGTATCTACCGGATCACAGGTGCTGGAGATTTTGTGCTGGCCAACCGCATCTCTTACGAGTACGACTTGAAGGGTCCTAGGTGAGTTGACATAGTTCTGTGAAAAGGACTGTACTGACACATAGGTAGTATCACTGTTAAGACAGCTTGCTCTTCCGCCCTCATTTGTCTGCACATGGCCTGCGATGCTATCCGCTCAGGTGAAATCTCATCCGCCATCGTTGGCGGAGCAAATTTGCTCATGTCCCCAACCATGACAATCGCCATGAGTGAACAGGGCGTCTTGTCTGGCGACGGATCTTGCAAGACCTTTGATGCCGCGGCTGACGGATACGCGAGAGCTGAGGCCGTCAACGCCTTGTACATCAAGAGACTTGACCATGCTATTCGCGATGGAAATCCTATCCGAGGTATCGTGAGGGGTACGGGGTCTAATTGTGATGGCAAGACTGCGGGTCTTTCTCATCCTAGCCCCGAGAGTCATGAGGCTCTCATTCGTCGGACTTATGAGCAAGCTGGCATTGATGACTTTTGTCAGACTGCCTTTGTGGAGTGCCATGGCACTGGAACAGCTACTGGTATGTCCCATACTTCTCATCGTTGTCACTCCAGCATTGCCTGGGGCTCCGGCCACTGACTTTCATTTCTATAGGCGACCCCCTCGAGACAAGCGCCATTGGCAACGTCTTTGGAGAGAAGGGAGTATACATCACATCAGTAAGCAAGGCCACAGCCTCGCCGTGTTTCATCCATTTATCTGACTCCCTATTTAGGTTAAACCCAACGTGGGCCATTCTGAAGGTGCATCGGGTATCACATCGTGCATCAAGGCTATTCTggccatggagaagaagaccaTCCCTCCGAACATCAAGTTcaacaaccccaaccccCAAAGTATGGCACCCCTCGACATCCCATGGTCTCACAGCTGACTTTTCAAGTTCCTTTCAAAAAGGCCAAACTCCAAGTTCCCGTTGAGCCGACTCCGTGGCCGCAGGATCGACAGGAGAGAGTGAGCATCAACGCTTTTGGAATTGGCGGGGCAAACGCTCATGTAAGTGATACCTCTATTTGCATCTGACTTATCTGACTTTCATATAGGCCGTCATTGATTCCGCAGAGTCATATGGCGTCAACTCGATGAGAGCCACCCGCTCCTCGGCAAAGCCATCGCGACAGAGCTTGGTAGTCTTCTCTGCTAACCACATGAACTCTGCCCGCAACGGAACGGCCAACCTCCAAGAGTACCTCACAAAGCACCCAGGCTCTGTCAAGGATCTGGCTTACACGACTGGTGTTCGCCGAGAGCGCCTTCCTTACCGATCCTTTGCGGTCTCTGATGGAAGTGCGCCACTGGAGTTCACTGCGCCCAGCAGGACACCGGCCACAGCCCCTGAAGTTACCTTTGTCTTTACTGGCCAAGGAGCTCAGTGGGCCACCATGAGTGTTAAACTCATGGAGGAGTTTCCTTCTGTTGAAGAGGACTTTAAGAACCTTGATAAGGCCCTTTCACAGCTCCCCTATCCGCCGTCGTGGAGCATCGCAGGTGAGTTATCCTTCAGCCCCTCTTAGGCTTGAACCTTCTAACCGTAAGTATAGATGAACTCTTAAAGCCGAAGGAGAAGACCAGGCTTGATCAAGCCGAGTTTTCTCAGCCGCTTTGCACTGCCGTGCAATTAGTCATTGTCAATCTTCTACGAGCCTGGAACATCTCCCCCTCTAGAGTCATCGGCCACTCTAGCGGTGAGCTTGCTGCAGCCTACACCAGCGGTGCTATCACTgccgaagaggccatcatcgGAGCTTACTACCGTGGATTGGTCACAAAGGAGCAAACTCGTCCTGGTGCCATGGCCGCTGTTGGGTTCGGCCGAGAGGACGTTGCTTGCTTTTTGACCGAGGGCGTCACGATCGCGTGCGAGAACAGTCCAGCGAGCACAACACTCTCTGGTGACGCTGACAAGATCGATGCTGTGATTGCCAAGATCAAAGAGAGCCATCCTGATGTCCTTGCTCGTCGACTCCGCGTCGAGATGGCTTACCACTCTTGTGAGTTACCACCTTTTTTGACATTCTTGCAGAAGCTAACTATACCTAGACCACATGGCAGAAGTGGGAGCTAAGTACCAGGAGCTCCTTGAACCCCACGTATCGAGCGCCCGTCCCGAGGTTTCCTTCTACTCGACCGTGTTGGAAAAGGTCATCACCGAGAAGAGTGCCATGAACGCCTCATACTGGCGCCGAAACATGGAATCCCCGGTCCTCTTCGacaccaccatggccaagctcctcgcAGATGAGTCTGCCAACAATCTTTTCCTCGAAATTGGACCACACTCAGCTTTGGCAGGCCCTCTTCGCCAGATCTTCAAGAAGCACCAGCCTGATGCGCTTTATGTGCCTACTCTGGTCAGAGGACATAATGACATGACAAGCCTCCTTAGCACAGCAGGAAACCTGTTTGTCAAAGGACTCGCAGTCGATATTGGTGccgtcgacgatggtggaTCCATCCTCACTGACCTCCCAACCTACCCCTGGCATCACGAGGACACCTTCTGGGACGAAAGTCGACTGACTCGAGAGTGGAGGAAGCGCAAATTCCCTCGTCACGACCTTCTCGGATGCCAAGTCTTCGAGGGAAGCTCTCTGGAACCAATCTGGAGAAACATGCTCTGTCTCGAGGATGTCCCGTGGATTCGAGATCATGTCATCGGCCCAGATATTGTGTTCCCGGGAGCAGGCTacatcgccatggctggaGAGGCTATTCGGCAGGTCGCGGATGCTGGAGACTACACTGTCCGCAACTTGTCAGTCAAGTCGGCGATGATCTTGCATGAGCCGGTCACAACAGAGATCCTCTTCTCGCTTCGCCCGCATCGCTTGACCACGAGTCTGGACTCAACATGGTACGAATTCACCGTTTCGTCCCACAATGGCACAGCCTGGACCAAGCACTGTACCGGTCAAGTCAAGGCTGGCAGGGCAGACTCGGAGTCCGTCTCAGAACCTCCCCAAGCCACCGCCCTTCCCCGAAAGGTATCAAGCACGCGCTGGTACCAGACAATGTCCAAGGTCGGCATCAACTACGGGCCCACGTTCCAGGGTTTGGAAGACGTGTCTGCTCATCCTGTCGACAACTTTGCCGTTGCCAAGGTCACCAACACCGTTGACCCGAACGAATCGACTTACCAACTGCATCCTACAACGACGGATTATGCGATCCAGCTGTTCAGTGTCGCAGCTTGGAAGGGCCAGGCTCGTGACTTTGTCCAAATGCCCCTGCCCGCCTACTTCGGAGAGGTTTACATGAAGCGTCCTCAGACAAACGAGCAGCTGCAGCTGTCCTCGAATGTGACCGTAACGGCTCGAGGCGCTGTCCATGGAGACGGATTCGCCACCGTTGGCGGTGATGTTGTGCTCGAGTTCCGCAACCTCCGCCTTGCACCCGCTGCTGATGACACTGGAGGTGATGACCAGGATCCCCACGCTGGAGTGCGTTTGCAGTGGAAGCCCGACATTGCCTTCTTGGACTCCAAGGATCTCATCCGAACAACAAAGAGCATCAGATCGTGCCATTCTACTGTCCAAAGACTTTTGCTGCTTTGCAGCATCGAGTGCACGGAGCGCTTAGCATTTTTGCCCCCAAGTGGAGTGGAACATCTTGAGAAGTTCAAAACTTGGCTGGCTTCTCATGTAGAACAAGCCAAGGCCGAAGGATATGAAGCAGTTGATGGTGTCAACTCACTGTTCGCTCTCTCGAGGGATGACAGACTATCTTTGATCGAAACGACGGCTCAAGAAGTCAAGGCCTCATACGCGGAAGCTGTTGGAAACGCCATCTGTCGCGTCTTCGAGAATATCGAGGGCATTTTTACAGGCGAGGCGGATGCACTGGATCTTTTGATGCAAGATGACATTTTGAGAAAGATCTACGACCTTGTCATCGAGTTCTGGGACTTCAAGGATTTCCTCGGTCTCGTGAGCCATGACAAGCCCAACCTGAAGGTCCTCGAGATTGGAGCTGGTACCGGTGCCACCACggccctcatcctcgacggcCTCGTGTCTGAGTTGGGAGAGCAGATGTTTTACTCTTACACCTACACCGACATTTCTGCCGGCTTCTTTGTCCAAGCCAAAGAGCGGTTCAAGAACGTTCACAGCATTGAGTACGCCGTGCTCGACATCAGCCAAGACCCGGCCGAGCAAGGATTCGAGCTTGGGTCCTACGATCTCGTTATTGCAACCAACGTAAGAACCCAGGCAAAGTCACAATGGCTCGAGACTAACATTTCTAGGTTCTGCACGCCACACCAAGTCTCCAAGAGACCCTGGTCAATGTTCTAAAGCTCCTCCAGCCAAAGGGAAAGCTGATGCTACAGGAACTCTGCTCAAGTAAGTTGATGGCTCATGCAAGGAAAACCAAGACAAGAGGATTAACGTGTTGCTAGGCACAAAGTGGTTCAACTTCATTGTAGTAAGTTTCCAAATTTC
Protein-coding regions in this window:
- a CDS encoding Carrier domain-containing protein — translated: MAPGRTDVTVAENGNGLHTAHNNGVSNGTSNGTNGTSHTSDGTNGSAKTAFNGVHSHEDVPIAIVGMGLRLPGGIGTEEDLWDTLINKKDQRQRVPADRWNVDAFYSKTNKRGTVKTEHGYFLADEDLQQFDTSFFSITRNELEKLDPQHRLLLEVTRECLENAGELDWRGKDIGCYVGVFGEDWLDLHAKDSQDFGIYRITGAGDFVLANRISYEYDLKGPSITVKTACSSALICLHMACDAIRSGEISSAIVGGANLLMSPTMTIAMSEQGVLSGDGSCKTFDAAADGYARAEAVNALYIKRLDHAIRDGNPIRGIVRGTGSNCDGKTAGLSHPSPESHEALIRRTYEQAGIDDFCQTAFVECHGTGTATGDPLETSAIGNVFGEKGVYITSVKPNVGHSEGASGITSCIKAILAMEKKTIPPNIKFNNPNPQIPFKKAKLQVPVEPTPWPQDRQERVSINAFGIGGANAHAVIDSAESYGVNSMRATRSSAKPSRQSLVVFSANHMNSARNGTANLQEYLTKHPGSVKDLAYTTGVRRERLPYRSFAVSDGSAPLEFTAPSRTPATAPEVTFVFTGQGAQWATMSVKLMEEFPSVEEDFKNLDKALSQLPYPPSWSIADELLKPKEKTRLDQAEFSQPLCTAVQLVIVNLLRAWNISPSRVIGHSSGELAAAYTSGAITAEEAIIGAYYRGLVTKEQTRPGAMAAVGFGREDVACFLTEGVTIACENSPASTTLSGDADKIDAVIAKIKESHPDVLARRLRVEMAYHSYHMAEVGAKYQELLEPHVSSARPEVSFYSTVLEKVITEKSAMNASYWRRNMESPVLFDTTMAKLLADESANNLFLEIGPHSALAGPLRQIFKKHQPDALYVPTLVRGHNDMTSLLSTAGNLFVKGLAVDIGAVDDGGSILTDLPTYPWHHEDTFWDESRLTREWRKRKFPRHDLLGCQVFEGSSLEPIWRNMLCLEDVPWIRDHVIGPDIVFPGAGYIAMAGEAIRQVADAGDYTVRNLSVKSAMILHEPVTTEILFSLRPHRLTTSLDSTWYEFTVSSHNGTAWTKHCTGQVKAGRADSESVSEPPQATALPRKVSSTRWYQTMSKVGINYGPTFQGLEDVSAHPVDNFAVAKVTNTVDPNESTYQLHPTTTDYAIQLFSVAAWKGQARDFVQMPLPAYFGEVYMKRPQTNEQLQLSSNVTVTARGAVHGDGFATVGGDVVLEFRNLRLAPAADDTGGDDQDPHAGVRLQWKPDIAFLDSKDLIRTTKSIRSCHSTVQRLLLLCSIECTERLAFLPPSGVEHLEKFKTWLASHVEQAKAEGYEAVDGVNSLFALSRDDRLSLIETTAQEVKASYAEAVGNAICRVFENIEGIFTGEADALDLLMQDDILRKIYDLVIEFWDFKDFLGLVSHDKPNLKVLEIGAGTGATTALILDGLVSELGEQMFYSYTYTDISAGFFVQAKERFKNVHSIEYAVLDISQDPAEQGFELGSYDLVIATNVLHATPSLQETLVNVLKLLQPKGKLMLQELCSSTKWFNFIVGVLPGWWLGEPDGRPEEPYVSPERWARELTQAGFDGAEAVIYDEEKPYHTNATIIAHPLVEPKVNKKVSILSTAPNGPTATLLAQSLARQNFTVDFCSLDDTPKSDHDIISALDLEGRPFLTDISADKFHSLQTFITKLASSGMLWLTRSAQMNSSEPEYAQIVGLARSVRNELSIDLATVEMDNTQDETTFFRVIDILSKFQNRSKNLDIDPEFEYAISNGVINISRFHWISVSNELAAGTDSTAPKTLEIGKRGSLKTLRWVQRPEIKLTGDEVAVKVRAAGMNFKDILISMGIVDGNVDDGNGLGCECAGVVTQVGPDAPFHVGDRVAIIGGDSYSTVLKTTSALCARIPDNLSFEDAATMPCVYTTVIHSLLDLARIEKDQAVLIQSACGGIGIAAINICRMVGAKIFATVGSQEKIDYLMSTFGIPRDHIFNSRNSSFLPDVMRETNGVGVDVVLNSLSGDLLHASWKCVAEFGKMVEIGKRDFIGQGKLAMEAFEANRTFYGVDFAPIAEKRPYMIKRLLERTMEFFRLGAIQPIRPIKSFGATQIEDALRYMQKGQHMGKLVIQFPTDHSQLTSSRGNNRLVLRSDASYLLVGGLGGLGRSISTWMVEHGARHFIYLSRSGGKGPDDAAFVQEMDAAGCTVQITAGSVANLADVQRAINQAEYPIAGVLQMSMVLRDASFPSMTHDEWQAANLPKIKGTWNLHKAFASQPLDFFVLFSSFSGLLGHWGQANYAAANTFLDAFAQYRHGLGLPASVLDISIIEDVGWVSQEPGHLEQLKATAAYCLKEQHLLDSLELAITKSAPQTWEPKSSMDGYMNASQIGLGMRMTMPIAADANRCIWKRDIRMGLYRNLDNSGVDDAGTDNEGLREFLTGVTANPESLKESSSASFLANEIGNTLFSFLMRPIEELDVKQPLSAVGLDSLVAIELRNWSRQRLGVELSVLEILGAASIEKLGEAAAEGLLVKLGGAATNGDAQ